GCAGCTGGTAGAAGAACTGAAGGAAATTGGTATGCAGGATGTCACAATGGATGATAACGGCTATATAATGGCAACGCTTCCTGCAAATACAGATAAAGAGGTGCCTACCATCGGGTTTCTCGCACATATAGATACAGCAACAGATTTCACTGGCAAAAATGTAAATCCTCAGCTCATCTCAAGTTACGATGGAAAAGATATTGTTCTTAATGAAGAGCTAAATGTGGTTTTATCTGCATCACAATTTCCGAACCTTAAAAATTACGAAGGTCATACACTTATCACAACTGATGGAACAACTTTATTAGGTGCAGATAACAAAGCAGGTATTGCAGAAATTATGACGAGTATGGCCTATCTGATTAACCATCCTGAAATCAAGCATGGCAAAATACGCGTAGCCTTTACACCTGATGAAGAAATCGGGAGGGGACCTCATAAATTTGATGTTGAGGCCTTTCATGCTGACTTTGCCTACACAATCGATGGTGGCCCAATAGGTGAGCTTCAATACGAAAGCTTTAATGCAGCTGCAGCAAAAATTACGTTTAAAGGAAACAATGTTCATCCTGGAACAGCAAAGGGTAAAATGGTGAATTCAGCTAAAATAGCCATGGCCTTTCAAAGCAAGCTCCCTGCAATGGAAGCTCCTGAGTTTACAGAAGGATATGAAGGATTTTATCATCTTATTGGCATACAAGGTGATGTTGAGAATACATATGTACACTATATTATCCGTGATCATGATAAACAAAAGTTTGAAGCAAGAAAGCAAACAATTACTGAGCTTGTAGAGGAATTTCAATCTGTATATGGTCAGGATGCCATTGTTTTAGAGCTTAATGATCAATATTATAATATGAAAGATAAAATTGAGCCTGTGAAGTATATTGTTGATGTGGCCCATGAGGCAATGGAGAACCTTGGTATCACACCTATCGTTGAACCAATCCGCGGTGGAACAGATGGCTCACAGCTGTCCTATATGGGATTACCAACCCCGAATGTGTTCACTGGCGGTGAAAATTTCCACGGGAAGTTTGAGTTTATCTCGGTTGATAATATGATGAAAGCAACTGAAACCATAATTGAAATTTGTAAGCTATTTGAGAAAAGAGCGTAACTGTTAAAAGGGGCAATTTCCTTCACTTAGGAATGCCCCTTTTTATCATTGATTTCTAAAGTAGAATACGGTTTTTTGTGTAATATCTGTTCCTGCACGTCCGCGCCCTATGCTAATAAATCCAAGTTCAGCAAGCTTACTCATTTTTGTTCGTAGTTGTTGTTCCGTTAAAGGATGGGAATGAAGCCTGGACCACTCGACTAATTTCAACCGACTTATCCCACTGTTATTTTGATAAAGCTCATATATTCCTTTAAGAACAAATTCTAGCTCAGGATTAAGAATTCTTACTTCGTCTTTCTCTTTTTCCTCAAAGGAAAAGTCTGTCGGCAAATGCTCCTCTCTCAAAGGTTCACCATTTGCAACAGCCACCATATATTGCAAAACATTCTTTAGCTCTCGTACATTTCCTTTCCAGGTTCGCTTTTAAAAAAATACAACAAATGTTCATCCAATATTCTCTGTTGTTCGTTCACACTAAACTGCTCTAAAAACGCTTGAATGAAAAAGGGGATATCATCAATGCGATCTCTAAGTGGAGGAATCTTCAAATATAATACTTTAAGACGATGATAAAGATCTTCCCTGAATTGTCCGTTTTCTATCATGTCAGGTAAGTTTTTATTCGTTGCCGCAATGACACGCACATTGATTGGGATGTTTTTTTCTCCTCCAATTTTCCTCACTTCCATCTCTTGTAAAACTCGAAGTAATCTTGCTTGAAGCTTCACACTGATATCACCAATTTCATCTAGAAAGATTGTGCCACCGTCCGCTTGCTCAAACAATCCTTTCTTCCCTCCCTTTTTTGCACCAGTAAAGGCGCCATCTTCGTATCCAAACAGCTCACTTTCTAATAAATCCTCTGGAAGGGCACTGAAATTAATTGCAACGAATGGATTGTTGACTCTTGATGAGGCTTGATGAATGGCATGTGCAAACAGTTCCTTGCCTGTCCCATTTTCCCCAACTATTAAAATAGGTGCCTCTGTTTTAGCTAATCGAAAGGCAATTTCCTTTGTTTCCTCTATTAATCTGCTTTTTCCTAAAATAGAAGCAAATGTATATTTCGAAACGTATCCTTTCTTTTGCAAAGCAACACGTCTTGCTTTTTCCATATCAATCGTTTCATCAACATTTTTAAAGGTAGCAACAATCGTGTTTTCAGCTTTCATAAAAAAGCGATGAACCATGTACGGTGTTTGCTTTATAGTAAAATACTCGTTTGATTCCTCATCTTTTCGTGACAAAAAGCGCATTAAGGCAAGATCATTTAACACTCTATTTAACGGCTTTCCAATCGCAAATCTTGATGAAATGCCTAATAGTCTTTCTAGTTCTTCATTAAAAACGGTAATTTTCCCATCTTTCCCAAAAGCCAGGATCCCATCATTTACCCCGTCAACAACACGCTTTAAATAACGATTTAAAGTAGAAGCTTTTTGACTTTCATTTGATAGCTTTTTGGTTAAATCAATAATTTTCTTTGTGTATCGATCTGCAAACTCCATACTAATAGAGTTTGGGAGTTGAAAATGCTCTACAATTTTAAAAATCGTATAAATATCGATCAATCTAACACCTATATTAATCTTTCTATGTATATGCGTAGGGATTAGCTCCATCTCGCCTGGTGTGATGGCTGCATAAATGTTTGATGGGACATGCTCGTTTTCTGGATGATAAGGAAAATAGTTCACATGATTCATTCCTAATGCCTTTAATGTCCGAATTGAGTCTTGTGCAGTTTCAAGAAAATCATTAACATAAAGCACATTTGCACCTTCAGGTATTGATAATAATTGATCAATATATTCATAATTTATTGTTCGATTTGCCACAATAACTTTACAGTTTGTTCTAACAATCTCTTTCACTTCCTCCTCAATTAGGTAAGAGGAATAAACAATTAGTTGATTAGTTAACGTTTTCGGTAAATGCTCCTCAACTGCATAGCTGTGAATGGTAACAACATCACCAAAAATAGATTTCAACTGACTTCTTAGTGTTTTCTTTGTTTCAGTTGTTCCTGCTAACAATACAAGCTCTTTCCTCATCTACATCATCCTTCTTTTATTTGGGTTGAAATAGGTTGATAATCTATTTAATTAGGTGTTATTTAATAAACCTATTATAGCAAAATATGTTGAGTTGCCCTTTATTTAGTGGAAAATATTCTTGGCATGGAATTTGCAAATACATGAATGAACAAACTAAAAAGTGAGTGGGGGATATTATGAAAAAAGAGAACAAAGTTTGGAAAATGCCACATACTTTTATCATCGTTTTCTTTGTTGTTATTTTAGCAGCTGTTACAACATTTCTTGTGCCAATTGGACAATTTCAAACTGAAGAAATCACGTACACTTCCGATGGTCAAGAGAATACAAAAACTGTCCTTATATCTGATAGCTTTGAGTACGTAAAAGATGAGGAAGGAAATTTAGTCCGTCCTGGTACGAGTTTGTTTGAACCCTATGGTGAAGCAGGCTTTTTAAACTATGTGTTTGAAGGTTTAGTTTCCGGTGATAAATGGGGATCAGCAGTAGGTGTTATTGCTTTCATTCTTATCATTGGTGGAGCATTTGGAATTATCATGCGCACGAAAGCTATTGATGAGGGGCTGCTGAAAGTCATTGACCGAACAAAAGGTCGAGAAGCTTTGATCATTCCAATTATGTTCGTTCTCTTCTCTTTGGGAGGAGCAGTGTTTGGAATGGGAGAAGAAGCAATTGCTTTTGCCATGATTCTTGTACCTCTTATGGTTGTTCTCGGCTATGATGCTATCACTGGTGTCATGATTACTTATGTTGCCACGCAAATCGGGTTTGCCACTTCATGGATGAATCCATTCGGTGTTGCCATTGCCCAGGGAATATCAGGGGTACCTGTTTTATCAGGAACACCTTTCCGAATGATTATGTGGGCTGTTTTCACAACGGTTGGGATCATTTATACATGGAGATATGCATCATCCATTAGAAAAGAGCCAACTCGCTCTGCTTCCTATGATACGGACGATTATTTTCGAAAAGAAGCACAAAAGCAAAACATTTCTTCAAATTTCACGTTAGGTCATGGACTTGTTATCTTAACCATTGTAGCTGGAATCTCTTGGATTATTTGGGGCGTTGTTAAGCATGCTTACTATATTCCTGAAATTGCCTCACAGTTTTTCACAATCGGTTTGGTAGCTGGGATCATCGGAGTTATCTTTAAACTAAATGGTATGACTTTAAACGATATTGCAGAGGGCTTTACTAACGGGGCCAAAGATTTACTGCCTGCAGCCTTAGTTGTTGGAATGGCAAAAGGAATCGTGATTATCCTCGGTGGTGATAGTCCTGATTCACCATCTGTCTTAAACACGATGTTATATGGAGCTGGGCAAGTTATTGGAGATTTTCCAGAAGCATTATCTGCTTGGTTTATGTATGTCTTCCAGTCTATTTTTAATTTCTTCGTTGTGTCTGGATCAGGTCAGGCAGCATTAACAATGCCGCTAATGGCACCTTTAGCAGACATTGCTGGTGTGACGCGACAAGTGGCTGTTTTAGCCTTTCAGTTAGGTGATGGATTAACCAATATCCTTGTTCCAACATCCGCAGCTTTAATGGGTGCTCTTGGTGCAGCTAGAATTGACTGGGGCACATGGGCAAAATTCATCATTAAATTTATGTTATTATTGTTTGTATTATCTAGTATTTTCATCTTTATAGCTGTATTTATCGGCTATTAATTTAGAGCTAAGAAAGGAGCATGTCAGGTGTTAACGCTTATAAGGAACGGAGAGGTATATGCTCCTGATTATTTAGGTAAAAAAGACATTCTTCTCGTTTATGATAAAATTGGATTTATTGAAGACCATATTCCTGTTCCAGCAAATTTTGTAGATATAACAGTAATCGATGCTACAGGGATGAAAGTTGTACCCGGCTTTATTGATTCACATGTTCACATTACCGGCGGTGGTGGCGAAGGAAGTTATAAAACCCGCACTCCTGAACTGCAATTAACAGATGCTACTTTATCAGGCATTACCACCATTATTGGTGTGATTGGCACCGATGGCACAACAAGAACAATGCCTAATTTAATTGCAAAGGCACGTGCTCTTGAAGAAGAAGG
This Metabacillus endolithicus DNA region includes the following protein-coding sequences:
- the pepT gene encoding peptidase T, encoding MKNEIIERFTSYVKVDTQSNENNDTCPSTPGQLTLGKQLVEELKEIGMQDVTMDDNGYIMATLPANTDKEVPTIGFLAHIDTATDFTGKNVNPQLISSYDGKDIVLNEELNVVLSASQFPNLKNYEGHTLITTDGTTLLGADNKAGIAEIMTSMAYLINHPEIKHGKIRVAFTPDEEIGRGPHKFDVEAFHADFAYTIDGGPIGELQYESFNAAAAKITFKGNNVHPGTAKGKMVNSAKIAMAFQSKLPAMEAPEFTEGYEGFYHLIGIQGDVENTYVHYIIRDHDKQKFEARKQTITELVEEFQSVYGQDAIVLELNDQYYNMKDKIEPVKYIVDVAHEAMENLGITPIVEPIRGGTDGSQLSYMGLPTPNVFTGGENFHGKFEFISVDNMMKATETIIEICKLFEKRA
- a CDS encoding sigma-54 interaction domain-containing protein, whose protein sequence is MRKELVLLAGTTETKKTLRSQLKSIFGDVVTIHSYAVEEHLPKTLTNQLIVYSSYLIEEEVKEIVRTNCKVIVANRTINYEYIDQLLSIPEGANVLYVNDFLETAQDSIRTLKALGMNHVNYFPYHPENEHVPSNIYAAITPGEMELIPTHIHRKINIGVRLIDIYTIFKIVEHFQLPNSISMEFADRYTKKIIDLTKKLSNESQKASTLNRYLKRVVDGVNDGILAFGKDGKITVFNEELERLLGISSRFAIGKPLNRVLNDLALMRFLSRKDEESNEYFTIKQTPYMVHRFFMKAENTIVATFKNVDETIDMEKARRVALQKKGYVSKYTFASILGKSRLIEETKEIAFRLAKTEAPILIVGENGTGKELFAHAIHQASSRVNNPFVAINFSALPEDLLESELFGYEDGAFTGAKKGGKKGLFEQADGGTIFLDEIGDISVKLQARLLRVLQEMEVRKIGGEKNIPINVRVIAATNKNLPDMIENGQFREDLYHRLKVLYLKIPPLRDRIDDIPFFIQAFLEQFSVNEQQRILDEHLLYFFKSEPGKEMYES
- the yfcC gene encoding putative basic amino acid antiporter YfcC, yielding MKKENKVWKMPHTFIIVFFVVILAAVTTFLVPIGQFQTEEITYTSDGQENTKTVLISDSFEYVKDEEGNLVRPGTSLFEPYGEAGFLNYVFEGLVSGDKWGSAVGVIAFILIIGGAFGIIMRTKAIDEGLLKVIDRTKGREALIIPIMFVLFSLGGAVFGMGEEAIAFAMILVPLMVVLGYDAITGVMITYVATQIGFATSWMNPFGVAIAQGISGVPVLSGTPFRMIMWAVFTTVGIIYTWRYASSIRKEPTRSASYDTDDYFRKEAQKQNISSNFTLGHGLVILTIVAGISWIIWGVVKHAYYIPEIASQFFTIGLVAGIIGVIFKLNGMTLNDIAEGFTNGAKDLLPAALVVGMAKGIVIILGGDSPDSPSVLNTMLYGAGQVIGDFPEALSAWFMYVFQSIFNFFVVSGSGQAALTMPLMAPLADIAGVTRQVAVLAFQLGDGLTNILVPTSAALMGALGAARIDWGTWAKFIIKFMLLLFVLSSIFIFIAVFIGY